One window of Mixophyes fleayi isolate aMixFle1 chromosome 3, aMixFle1.hap1, whole genome shotgun sequence genomic DNA carries:
- the LOC142142999 gene encoding uncharacterized protein LOC142142999 isoform X3, translating to MRPWLVFYQLLLLFLLGGQTDEDYAGSPLNINMAENQDVENESGFRIAFNPSSMLAFVPARSCHVQFRKDFGTFSPPVFYGNIDVNLWCNWTILAAPGKHIVIYITGFQTNIHCNKNHDEIIFEGVSSSVENSIVYACWNKHTHVFATEALAVNVVLLWRSFSHSGSTKYFNGRYYVFDDPVFEQPWNLSLTSSKPYSSTSDEITILPKKPPTKESPLHSSVLPKSSISKIFHKISTDDSSGFQDDREPPSIIQSHRPTFKMNELLTLDTPESDLLKGVTSAVVHSFSPTYNTSKTPWLEASHSYEADEHKKHTDIWTDGYLEPSHVGKVETMSQSVWISKMASPQLLHDTPNLNIAHTTALYEKLNFSITHATGIHETLHFSIDHTIPWTTNLGATHVVENAESLKSSYFSIANTTALSLVPVELHDTPLFSKSYAIELVEDPHFSLAHKIELPEPPHFSIPHTTDFPGILHFSVSKTVELTEMPHSSIAYSAELLEMPHPSVAQPVDLPSVAPTGELTEMPHPSVAHSVELLEMPHPSVAHPVDLPNMPLPSVAPTSELIEMPHSSIAYSVELPEMPHPSVAHLVDLPNIPLPSVAPTGELIEMPHSSIAHSVELQEIPHASVAHPVKLPEVPHPSVASSVELPHMPHPSISSVEFLEMTYPNADPSIKLKEMPHSSVTTPAELTDLPHLGEAHHIYFTESSFMSAVDATGLPEMSDFSVLNFPLQSSPEQPFVESYVSTLLPMTKLLSNGIVPSKATETHTLKHNIDITDPKYPLHPTDKWQTSTYLEDPTTTRMIIAETKSTYSYSTNSDVDLYQKESGQPKSDFVDDLDTINFSGNRTYLGLPHVPGDSLFVITAVIEHKDINLRELETELVASVNEKITDRMIYFLNGVYSLTLKEIQWRGRDRNLPKFSTKDTGKPPSRVIQCNVGVLLGRRNILIIRSLGDTHWLRGKCLWHLAASSGHTLYY from the exons GAGAATCAAGATGTTGAAAATGAAAGCGGTTTCCGAATAG CATTTAACCCATCTTCGATGTTGGCTTTTGTTCCTGCAAGAAGCTGTCATGTCCAGTTCAGAAAAGATTTTGGAACATTTTCTCCCCCTGTGTTCTATGGTAATATAGATGTAAATCTGTGGTGTAACTGGACTATTTTGGCTGCTCCAGGAAAACACATTGTAATCTACATCACTGGATTCCAAACGAATATCCACTGTAATAAAAACCATGATGAAATCATATTTGAGGGAGTATCCTCATCTGTAGAAAACTCCATTGTGTATGCTTGTTGGAATAAGCATACCCATGTGTTTGCCACTGAAGCCTTGGCAGTCAATGTGGTTTTACTTTGGCGCTCTTTTTCACATAGTGGTTCTACTAAATACTTTAACGGAAGATACTATGTCTTTGATGACCCAGTCTTTGAACAGCCTTGGAATTTGTCATTGACGTCAAGTAAACCATATAGTTCCACCAGTGATGAAATAACCATACTCCCTAAAAAGCCACCAACAAAGGAGTCTCCTTTGCATTCTTCTGTGCTTCCAAAATCTTCCATcagcaaaatatttcacaaaatTAGCACAGATGACTCTTCTGGATTCCAAGATGACCGAGAACCACCATCAATAATCCAATCTCACAGGCCAACCTTCAAAATGAATGAACTACTGACTCTAGACACTCCTGAAAGTGACTTGCTTAAAGGTGTTACAAGTGCAGTAGTACATAGCTTTTCACCAACATATAACACATCTAAGACACCATGGCTTGAAGCATCACATTCCTATGAGGCTGATGAACATAAAAAGCACACAGATATCTGGACAGATGGATATCTTGAACCAAGTCATGTAGGAAAAGTGGAAACCATGTCCCAATCTGTTTGGATATCAAAAATGGCCTCCCCTCAATTGCTCCATGATACACCAAATTTAAATATAGCGCACACTACTGCGCTTTATGAGAAGCTTAATTTCAGTATAACCCATGCTACTGGGATTCATGAGACACTGCACTTTAGTATAGATCACACTATACCTTGGACCACAAATCTAGGTGCAACTCATGTTGTTGAAAACGCTGAATCACTAAAGTCCAGCTATTTCAGTATAGCCAACACTACTGCACTCTCTCTGGTCCCAGTTGAACTTCATGACACTCCACTTTTCAGTAAATCCTATGCTATTGAGCTTGTTGAAGACCCACATTTCAGTTTGGCACACAAAATTGAACTACCTGAGCCACCACATTTCAGCATACCACACACTACTGATTTCCCTGGGATCCTACATTTTAGTGTATCCAAAACTGTTGAGCTCACAGAGATGCCACATTCCAGCATAGCTTACTCTGCTGAACTCCTGGAAATGCCACATCCCAGTGTAGCTCAACCTGTTGACCTTCCCAGTGTCGCCCCCACTGGTGAGCTCACAGAGATGCCACATCCAAGTGTAGCCCACTCTGTTGAGCTCCTGGAAATGCCACATCCCAGTGTGGCCCATCCTGTTGACCTTCCCAATATGCCACTTCCCAGTGTAGCCCCCACTAGTGAGCTCATAGAGATGCCACATTCCAGCATAGCCTACTCTGTTGAGCTCCCGGAAATGCCACATCCCAGTGTAGCTCACCTTGTTGACCTTCCCAATATACCACTTCCCAGTGTAGCCCCCACTGGTGAGCTCATAGAGATGCCACATTCCAGCATAGCCCACTCTGTTGAGCTCCAGGAGATCCCACATGCCAGTGTGGCCCACCCTGTAAAGCTCCCAGAGGTACCACATCCCAGTGTAGCCTCCTCTGTTGAGCTCCCACACATGCCACATCCTAGTATATCCTCTGTTGAGTTCCTGGAGATGACATATCCCAATGCAGACCCCTCTATTAAGCTCAAGGAAATGCCACATTCCAGTGTAACCACTCCTGCTGAGCTCACGGATTTGCCACATCTCGGTGAGGCTCATCATATTTATTTCACAGAGAGCTCATTTATGAGTGCTGTCGATGCTACTGGCCTTCCTGAAATGTCAGATTTCAGTGTACTTAACTTTCCTCTGCAATCTTCACCTGAACAACCTTTTGTAGAAAGTTATGTAAGTACCTTACTACCGATGACCAAGCTGCTGAGCAATGGCATTGTTCCTTCTAAAGCCACAGAAACCCACACATTAAAACATAATATAGATATAACAGATCCTAAATACCCACTTCACCCAACTGATAAATGGCAAACTTCAACATATCTAGAAGACCCAACCACCACAAGGATGATTATTGCGGAAACAAAGAGCACTTACTCTTATAGTACAAATTCTGATGTTGATCTTTACCAAAAGGAATCCGGTCAACCAAAGAGTGACTTTGTAG ATGATCTGGATACAATTAATTTCTCTGGAAATCGAACATATCTAGGACTTCCTCATGTTCCTGGAG ACTCCTTATTTGTAATTACTGCTGTAATTGAGCACAAAGATATTAATTTGAGGGAACTGGAAACGGAGCTTGTCGCGTCGGTCAACGAAAAG ATTACAGATAGAATGATTTACTTCCTCAATGGTGTATACTCGCTCACGTTAAAAGAAATACAATG GAGGGGACGTGATAGGAATCTTCCTAAATTCTCAACTAAAGACACTGGAAAGCCACCCTCTAGGGTCATTCAATGCAACGTTGGTGTCCTTCTTGGTCGAAG
- the LOC142142999 gene encoding uncharacterized protein LOC142142999 isoform X4 gives MRPWLVFYQLLLLFLLGGQTDEDYAGSPLNINMAENQDVENESGFRIAFNPSSMLAFVPARSCHVQFRKDFGTFSPPVFYGNIDVNLWCNWTILAAPGKHIVIYITGFQTNIHCNKNHDEIIFEGVSSSVENSIVYACWNKHTHVFATEALAVNVVLLWRSFSHSGSTKYFNGRYYVFDDPVFEQPWNLSLTSSKPYSSTSDEITILPKKPPTKESPLHSSVLPKSSISKIFHKISTDDSSGFQDDREPPSIIQSHRPTFKMNELLTLDTPESDLLKGVTSAVVHSFSPTYNTSKTPWLEASHSYEADEHKKHTDIWTDGYLEPSHVGKVETMSQSVWISKMASPQLLHDTPNLNIAHTTALYEKLNFSITHATGIHETLHFSIDHTIPWTTNLGATHVVENAESLKSSYFSIANTTALSLVPVELHDTPLFSKSYAIELVEDPHFSLAHKIELPEPPHFSIPHTTDFPGILHFSVSKTVELTEMPHSSIAYSAELLEMPHPSVAQPVDLPSVAPTGELTEMPHPSVAHSVELLEMPHPSVAHPVDLPNMPLPSVAPTSELIEMPHSSIAYSVELPEMPHPSVAHLVDLPNIPLPSVAPTGELIEMPHSSIAHSVELQEIPHASVAHPVKLPEVPHPSVASSVELPHMPHPSISSVEFLEMTYPNADPSIKLKEMPHSSVTTPAELTDLPHLGEAHHIYFTESSFMSAVDATGLPEMSDFSVLNFPLQSSPEQPFVESYVSTLLPMTKLLSNGIVPSKATETHTLKHNIDITDPKYPLHPTDKWQTSTYLEDPTTTRMIIAETKSTYSYSTNSDVDLYQKESGQPKSDFVDDLDTINFSGNRTYLGLPHVPGDSLFVITAVIEHKDINLRELETELVASVNEKITDRMIYFLNGVYSLTLKEIQWRGRDRNLPKFSTKDTGKPPSRVIQCNVGVLLGRRCE, from the exons GAGAATCAAGATGTTGAAAATGAAAGCGGTTTCCGAATAG CATTTAACCCATCTTCGATGTTGGCTTTTGTTCCTGCAAGAAGCTGTCATGTCCAGTTCAGAAAAGATTTTGGAACATTTTCTCCCCCTGTGTTCTATGGTAATATAGATGTAAATCTGTGGTGTAACTGGACTATTTTGGCTGCTCCAGGAAAACACATTGTAATCTACATCACTGGATTCCAAACGAATATCCACTGTAATAAAAACCATGATGAAATCATATTTGAGGGAGTATCCTCATCTGTAGAAAACTCCATTGTGTATGCTTGTTGGAATAAGCATACCCATGTGTTTGCCACTGAAGCCTTGGCAGTCAATGTGGTTTTACTTTGGCGCTCTTTTTCACATAGTGGTTCTACTAAATACTTTAACGGAAGATACTATGTCTTTGATGACCCAGTCTTTGAACAGCCTTGGAATTTGTCATTGACGTCAAGTAAACCATATAGTTCCACCAGTGATGAAATAACCATACTCCCTAAAAAGCCACCAACAAAGGAGTCTCCTTTGCATTCTTCTGTGCTTCCAAAATCTTCCATcagcaaaatatttcacaaaatTAGCACAGATGACTCTTCTGGATTCCAAGATGACCGAGAACCACCATCAATAATCCAATCTCACAGGCCAACCTTCAAAATGAATGAACTACTGACTCTAGACACTCCTGAAAGTGACTTGCTTAAAGGTGTTACAAGTGCAGTAGTACATAGCTTTTCACCAACATATAACACATCTAAGACACCATGGCTTGAAGCATCACATTCCTATGAGGCTGATGAACATAAAAAGCACACAGATATCTGGACAGATGGATATCTTGAACCAAGTCATGTAGGAAAAGTGGAAACCATGTCCCAATCTGTTTGGATATCAAAAATGGCCTCCCCTCAATTGCTCCATGATACACCAAATTTAAATATAGCGCACACTACTGCGCTTTATGAGAAGCTTAATTTCAGTATAACCCATGCTACTGGGATTCATGAGACACTGCACTTTAGTATAGATCACACTATACCTTGGACCACAAATCTAGGTGCAACTCATGTTGTTGAAAACGCTGAATCACTAAAGTCCAGCTATTTCAGTATAGCCAACACTACTGCACTCTCTCTGGTCCCAGTTGAACTTCATGACACTCCACTTTTCAGTAAATCCTATGCTATTGAGCTTGTTGAAGACCCACATTTCAGTTTGGCACACAAAATTGAACTACCTGAGCCACCACATTTCAGCATACCACACACTACTGATTTCCCTGGGATCCTACATTTTAGTGTATCCAAAACTGTTGAGCTCACAGAGATGCCACATTCCAGCATAGCTTACTCTGCTGAACTCCTGGAAATGCCACATCCCAGTGTAGCTCAACCTGTTGACCTTCCCAGTGTCGCCCCCACTGGTGAGCTCACAGAGATGCCACATCCAAGTGTAGCCCACTCTGTTGAGCTCCTGGAAATGCCACATCCCAGTGTGGCCCATCCTGTTGACCTTCCCAATATGCCACTTCCCAGTGTAGCCCCCACTAGTGAGCTCATAGAGATGCCACATTCCAGCATAGCCTACTCTGTTGAGCTCCCGGAAATGCCACATCCCAGTGTAGCTCACCTTGTTGACCTTCCCAATATACCACTTCCCAGTGTAGCCCCCACTGGTGAGCTCATAGAGATGCCACATTCCAGCATAGCCCACTCTGTTGAGCTCCAGGAGATCCCACATGCCAGTGTGGCCCACCCTGTAAAGCTCCCAGAGGTACCACATCCCAGTGTAGCCTCCTCTGTTGAGCTCCCACACATGCCACATCCTAGTATATCCTCTGTTGAGTTCCTGGAGATGACATATCCCAATGCAGACCCCTCTATTAAGCTCAAGGAAATGCCACATTCCAGTGTAACCACTCCTGCTGAGCTCACGGATTTGCCACATCTCGGTGAGGCTCATCATATTTATTTCACAGAGAGCTCATTTATGAGTGCTGTCGATGCTACTGGCCTTCCTGAAATGTCAGATTTCAGTGTACTTAACTTTCCTCTGCAATCTTCACCTGAACAACCTTTTGTAGAAAGTTATGTAAGTACCTTACTACCGATGACCAAGCTGCTGAGCAATGGCATTGTTCCTTCTAAAGCCACAGAAACCCACACATTAAAACATAATATAGATATAACAGATCCTAAATACCCACTTCACCCAACTGATAAATGGCAAACTTCAACATATCTAGAAGACCCAACCACCACAAGGATGATTATTGCGGAAACAAAGAGCACTTACTCTTATAGTACAAATTCTGATGTTGATCTTTACCAAAAGGAATCCGGTCAACCAAAGAGTGACTTTGTAG ATGATCTGGATACAATTAATTTCTCTGGAAATCGAACATATCTAGGACTTCCTCATGTTCCTGGAG ACTCCTTATTTGTAATTACTGCTGTAATTGAGCACAAAGATATTAATTTGAGGGAACTGGAAACGGAGCTTGTCGCGTCGGTCAACGAAAAG ATTACAGATAGAATGATTTACTTCCTCAATGGTGTATACTCGCTCACGTTAAAAGAAATACAATG GAGGGGACGTGATAGGAATCTTCCTAAATTCTCAACTAAAGACACTGGAAAGCCACCCTCTAGGGTCATTCAATGCAACGTTGGTGTCCTTCTTGGTCGAAG